In Metopolophium dirhodum isolate CAU chromosome 7, ASM1992520v1, whole genome shotgun sequence, one genomic interval encodes:
- the LOC132948054 gene encoding rhythmically expressed gene 2 protein-like: MNCRPFKLITFDITGTLLKYRSSPAIEYSNILNKYGIEVKLSTLENLINKNWTFMTKAHPNFGLYTGLEWENYWRIYAQNVFSKAFQIENITDNVPLTDIIDELMMTYSTGETFKVQNGAIELLEYLKKEQVPLGVLSNYDPRIKSMIKNLGLSHYFKFILSSYEVRSEKPDIKIFRKAESFIEKGLNRELFLHVGDSYLLDFKGAKNAGWSACLVHTNKNIIEQYPCVSGCIFDDFTALKRFLVTCNAKKMYSEQ; the protein is encoded by the coding sequence ATGAATTGTCGACCGTTCAAGTTGATAACATTTGATATAACTggaactttattaaaatatcgaagTTCCCCAGCTATAGAATACtcgaatatattaaataaatatggcaTAGAAGTAAAATTATCAACTCTTGAGaacttgattaataaaaattggacTTTCATGACAAAAGCACATCCAAATTTTGGCCTTTATACTGGCCTTGAATGGGAAAACTATTGGAGAATATATGCACAAAATGTTTTTAGCAAAGCATTTCAGATAGAAAATATCACTGACAATGTACCTCTGACAGATATAATTGACGAATTGATGATGACGTATAGTACCGGAGAAACATTTAAAGTACAAAATGGAGCTATTGAGTTATTGGAGTATTTGAAAAAAGAACAAGTACCATTGGGAGTTTTGTCTAATTATGACCCAAGAATTAAATCTATGATAAAAAATCTGGGTCTCTctcactattttaaatttattttgtcatctTATGAAGTGAGGTCTGAGAAGcctgatattaaaatatttagaaaagcAGAATCATTCATTGAAAAGGGTTTAAATCGTGAGTTATTTTTGCATGTTGGTGACTCATATTTGTTGGACTTTAAAGGTGCAAAAAATGCTGGGTGGTCTGCATGTTTAgttcatacaaataaaaatataattgaacagTATCCATGTGTGAGCGGttgtatatttgatgattttacaGCTTTAAAAAGGTTTTTAGTGACATGcaatgcaaaaaaaatgtattctgaacaatag
- the LOC132948053 gene encoding glucose transporter type 1 isoform X10: MNKYLFGVEGLTFFLSYTILASMLGMLQFGYNTGVINAPEGNIEKFIKDVFEDRYKENMDHGQAELLYSFAVSIFAIGGMLGGFSGGIIANRFGRKGGLLLNSFVGIGGACLMGLTKYFNSYEVLFIGRFIIGVNCGLNTSLVPMYISEIAPLNLRGGLGTVNQLAVTTGLLISQILGIEQILGTDEGWPLLLGLAICPAILQLILLPVCPESPRYLLITKQWEEEARKALRRLRATNQIEEDIEEMRAEERAQQSEATISMMELVCSPTLRQPLIISVVMQLSQQLSGINAVFYYSTSLFITAGLAENVAKFVTIGIGVIMVNMTLVTMPLMDKTGRRTLHLYGLGGMFIFSIFITISLLITEFFGFVQEMIDWMSYLAVVSILGFVVFFAVGPGSIPWMITAELFSQGPRPAAMSIAVLINWVANFAVGIGFQPLKTALDNYTFLPFSVLLAIFWIFTYKKVPETKNKTFEEILALFRQNGRGSVLESSRLYGSMLNYSNALDEHLPPSERASLMVAEEKPLPDSSPVQHSPTDPEVCAVCVNTGSSLMMTSPNVTRRSSHTLSNHVCQMD, translated from the exons ggACTTACATTCTTTTTGTCCTATACAATCTTGGCGTCGATGCTGGGCATGCTTCAATTCGGTTACAATACTGGAGTGATAAATGCACCCGAAggg AACATAGAGAAGTTCATCAAAGATGTGTTTGAAGATCgatataaagaaaatatggaCCACGGGCAGGCTGAGTTACTCTACTCTTTTGCAGTGTCCATTTTCGCCATCGGTGGCATGTTAGGTGGCTTCAGCGGCGGCATCATCGCCAATCGTTTCGGCAG AAAAGGAGGTTTACTGCTGAATAGTTTTGTTGGCATTGGTGGCGCTTGCTTAATGGGTCTCACCAAGTACTTCAATTCCTATGAAGTTCTATTTATTGGTCGATTCATTATAGGAGTCAACTGTG GTTTAAATACATCACTAGTGCCAATGTATATATCAGAAATAGCGCCGCTCAACCTACGAGGTGGCCTCGGAACTGTCAATCAGTTAGCCGTAACCACTGGACTGCTCATATCCCAGATATTGGGAATAGAACAAATTTTGGGTACAGACGAAGGCTGGCCTTTATTATTAG GATTAGCTATATGCCCTGccatattacaattaattttactacCTGTATGTCCTGAATCACCAAGGTATCTGTTGATAACCAAACAATGGGAAGAAGAAGCAAGAAAAG CTCTGAGGAGATTACGTGCAACCAATCAGATTGAAGAAGACATTGAAGAAATGCGTGCTGAAGAACGTGCTCAACAGTCTGAAGCTACGATATCCATGATGGAATTAGTATGCTCACCCACTCTAAGACAACCACTTATCATTAGTGTAGTCATGCAGTTGTCGCAACAGTTGTCCGGCATAAATGCA gTGTTTTACTATTCAACTAGCCTGTTCATAACTGCTGGTTTGGCCGAGAATGTAGCTAAATTTGTAACAATAGGGATTGGTGTAATTATGGTGAATATGACGCTGGTGACCATGCCATTGATGGATAAAACTGGTCGAAGGACATTACATCTTTACGGTCTGGGtggaatgtttatattttcaatattcattACGATATCATTGTTAATCACG GAGTTTTTCGGTTTTGTGCAGGAAATGATCGACTGGATGTCGTACTTAGCTGTCGTATCCATACTTGGATTTGTGGTATTCTTTGCCGTTGGTCCTGGCTCCATACCTTGGATGATTACTGCGGAGCTCTTCAGTCAGGGTCCTCGGCCTGCGGCTATGTCCATCGCCGTGCTCATAAATTGGGTGGCCAACTTCGCCGTCGGCATTGGCTTCCAACCTCTAAAG actGCATTGGATAATTATACATTCCTACCGTTCAGCGTATTGCTGGCAATATTCTggatatttacttataaaaaagtGCCAGAGACCAAAAACAAAACGTTCGAAGAAATATTAGCTCTATTTCGGCAAAACGGCAG AGGAAGCGTCTTGGAATCAAGTCGCTTATACGG GAGTATGTTAAACTATTCAAACGCGTTAGACGAGCATTTACCGCCCTCCGAAAGGGCATCATTAATGGTGGCTGAGGAGAAACCTTTGCCAGACTCAT CACCAGTACAACACTCTCCGACGGACCCGGAGGTGTGTGCTGTATGCGTCAACACTGGCAGTTCCCTCATGATGACGTCTCCGAACGTAACTCGCCGGTCGAGTCACACGCTCAGTAACCACGTTTGCCAAATGGACTAG